In one Silene latifolia isolate original U9 population chromosome 10, ASM4854445v1, whole genome shotgun sequence genomic region, the following are encoded:
- the LOC141606614 gene encoding ribosome-inactivating protein lychnin-like, which produces MKMSSISAWWLMMAVIVAAASAWPTWTVDDYDSEEYSSFLNVLRGALGTGTPVCKIPVTTDPPKGRPSSYVLVDLVSNGNTITLALRASDAYLVGYQDTDLKTNKLRANFFSDEYSALKGKEKTIFGNKDVTLGPKLPVESSYGDLANKAAVARVDVSPGVPSLETAFTQVYGLDFNDPKKNVGKVVAKFALIAIQMVAEAARFKYIEDQVIARGMYSSFKAGDLITRLENNWSKISEQYHNKDLDCKPNVAGFTPVEMKLGLLLYKGGSGLNLNDGHAALAFV; this is translated from the coding sequence ATGAAGATGTCTAGTATATCGGCATGGTGGTTGATGATGGCGGTGATTGTGGCAGCAGCTTCTGCGTGGCCGACCTGGACCGTCGATGATTATGATTCTGAAGAATACTCGTCGTTTTTGAATGTTTTAAGGGGAGCACTCGGCACCGGAACACCGGTGTGTAAAATACCAGTGACCACCGATCCCCCCAAAGGCAGACCCTCATCATATGTTTTGGTAGACTTGGTTTCCAATGGGAACACAATTACATTAGCCTTAAGAGCTTCAGATGCTTATCTTGTAGGTTATCAGGACACGGATTTGAAAACCAATAAATTACGGGCCAATTTTTTTTCGGACGAGTACAGCGCCTTGAAGGGTAAAGAAAAGACCATCTTTGGAAACAAAGACGTGACTCTAGGACCGAAGCTTCCCGTTGAGAGCAGTTACGGTGATCTAGCAAATAAGGCCGCTGTTGCTAGGGTAGATGTAAGTCCAGGGGTTCCTAGTCTTGAAACAGCCTTTACACAGGTTTATGGGCTGGATTTTAATGATCCAAAAAAGAATGTTGGTAAAGTTGTAGCCAAGTTTGCTCTAATCGCAATACAAATGGTTGCCGAGGCAGCGCGATTCAAATATATCGAGGATCAGGTGATAGCTCGTGGAATGTATAGCAGTTTTAAGGCCGGTGATCTTATCACACGTTTGGAAAATAATTGGAGTAAAATTTCAGAGCAATATCATAACAAAGATCTTGATTGCAAACCAAACGTTGCTGGGTTTACTCCGGTTGAAATGAAACTTGGTCTGCTACTGTATAAAGGAGGATCCGGTTTAAATTTGAATGATGGTCATGCCGCTCTCGCATTTGTCTAA
- the LOC141606617 gene encoding ribosome-inactivating protein lychnin-like, which yields MKVSSISVWYMVISLIVAAASATPTWTVDSDSEEYSKFLNSLREELGRGTPKVCDIPATKKANNDKFVLVNLIVPFNQNTITLALRASDAYLVGFQDRDSKNNKLRANFFSDEYKKLHGKYKSIFPNAEILGPELPVSSSYTDLEKKAGVSRDKLSLGVSSLQTAITAVGKDFTAKNVAKFALISIQMVVEAARFKYIEDQVKSHGMFGSFAAGPRITLLENNWSKISEKYHKSCKLGGGEFTEEEMKLGLVLHN from the coding sequence ATGAAGGTGTCTAGCATATCAGTATGGTACATGGTGATATCATTAATTGTAGCAGCAGCGTCTGCAACGCCGACCTGGACCGTTGATTCTGATTCTGAAGAAtattcgaaatttttgaattCTCTGAGAGAAGAACTCGGCCGTGGAACACCAAAAGTGTGCGATATACCCGCGACCAAAAAAGCAAATAATGACAAATTTGTTTTGGTGAACTTAATAGTACCCTTTAATCAGAACACCATTACCTTAGCCTTAAGGGCTTCGGACGCTTACCTTGTCGGTTTTCAAGACCGGGACTCGAAAAACAATAAATTACGAGCCAATTTTTTTTCGGACGAGTACAAAAAATTGCACGGTAAATATAAGAGTATTTTTCCGAATGCAGAGATTTTAGGACCGGAGCTTCCCGTTTCAAGCAGTTACACTGATTTAGAAAAGAAGGCCGGTGTTTCGAGGGATAAATTAAGTCTAGGGGTAAGTAGTCTTCAAACTGCCATTACCGCGGTAGGGAAAGAttttacggctaaaaatgtagcaaagtttGCTTTAATATCTATTCAAATGGTTGTCGAGGCAGCGCGATTTAAATATATCGAGGATCAGGTGAAAAGTCATGGAATGTTCGGCAGTTTTGCGGCTGGTCCTCGTATCACGCTTTTGGAAAATAATTGGAGTAAAATATCGGAAAAATATCATAAATCTTGCAAATTAGGAGGAGGTGAGTTTACCGAGGAAGAAATGAAACTCGGTCTCGTCCTGCATAATTGA